The following proteins are encoded in a genomic region of Cryptomeria japonica chromosome 11, Sugi_1.0, whole genome shotgun sequence:
- the LOC131067133 gene encoding CEN-like protein 1, which translates to MVSRLLKPLKSAGVIGDVVDVFTPSVKMSVVYNTNMEVHNGFEFMPSSITSSPQVQLLDTDPATFFTLIMTDPDSPSPSDPSGREYLHWIVSDIPGTKSNSFGREIVSYENPRAIIGIHRYVFVLFKQNGRGTVDPPQSRQHFKTRQFAERNGLGSPVAVVYFNARKETAARFR; encoded by the exons ATGGTTTCGAGATTGCTAAAGCCGCTGAAATCTGCGGGAGTGATTGGAGATGTTGTGGATGTGTTTACTCCCTCAGTGAAAATGAGCGTGGTGTACAACACAAACATGGAGGTCCACAATGGCTTTGAGTTCATGCCTTCTTCTATCACTTCCTCTCCTCAAGTTCAACTTCTTGACACTGATCCCGCCACATTTTTCACTCTG ATCATGACGGATCCAGATTCACCAAGTCCTAGCGATCCTAGCGGACGCGAGTATCTCCACTG GATAGTGAGCGATATTCCGGGAACAAAGTCTAATTCTTTTG GTCGAGAAATTGTGAGCTATGAGAATCCAAGGGCAATAATTGGAATCCATCGATATGTATTTGTGTTGTTCAAGCAAAATGGAAGGGGAACAGTTGATCCCCCTCAGTCACGGCAGCATTTCAAGACTCGGCAGTTTGCAGAGAGGAACGGATTGGGATCGCCTGTTGCTGTGGTTTATTTCAATGCCCGAAAAGAGACCGCGGCTAGGTTTCGTTGA